A region from the Salvia splendens isolate huo1 chromosome 15, SspV2, whole genome shotgun sequence genome encodes:
- the LOC121766332 gene encoding DNA polymerase alpha subunit B-like translates to MEEEIKEEFTKGGFTLDDEEEILQKCLTFCIQYKFSASDIVAHWDLYSINRGLDSTVRSSHMGPFLEQLQNEQVDKVKEKASGLHLYSNDVSMILNGNYGETEAVLDTPPDKHTLSLQKSSDSAQRTNSIKLTSAKPLEPVTPFGSRKNKFIVQLTLNEHLDMQTIKAEDGNANSEDEIIRRVQPSKECSLIIDRSQPEPGCRFMYDRIEDKFNFLENCIKKRATAYVSSGRYDEPVDPSVASQESIFAVGMICCEEEGRLKEKGTLLQSSVEHSGGQRVRLDLQKLSQYSIFPGQVVAVEGRNPSGHCVIASRIINYPPLSAATDEEHPSKKQALDRDLQLREPSLDTPEVSLIVAAGPFTTSDNLLFQPLNDLLAYAQRKQPQLLVLLGPFIDSDHPELKKGIINQTFDELFCVEILGKLQDYVDYMGSTVRVILMPSIRDANHDYVFPQPAFEIHPADFSNQIKSISNPGMFSANRVKVACCTVDILKHLSAEEICRNPQGGSKQRLTNLAKHVLSQQSFYPLYPPLEDVPLDFSLASKALHFSSIPDILILPSDLAHFVKVVGVEDADGEEQVKCICVNPGRLARGEGGGFFVEINYRGDPDSSSASIIRI, encoded by the exons ATGGAAGAGGAAATCAAAGAAGAATTCACCAAGGGAGGATTCACTCTCGACGACGAGGAAGAGATTCTCCAGAAat GTCTGACATTTTGTATACAATACAAGTTCAGCGCGTCGGACATTGTCGCCCACTGGGATTTGTACTCTATCAACAG GGGCCTGGACTCTACAGTGCGGAGCTCACATATGGGTCCCTTTTTGGAGCAGTTGCAAAATGAACAGGTGGATAAAGTCAAAGAGAAAGCATCTGGGTTGCATCTGTACTCTAATGATGTATCTAT GATATTGAATGGTAACTATGGAGAAACAGAAGCCGTACTCGATACCCCCCCTGATAAGCACACATTATCGCTTCAGAAATCATCTGATTCAGCACAAAGGACGAATAGCATCAAGCTTACCTCTGCAAAACCTCTAGAACCAGTGACACCTTTTGGGTCAAGAAAGAATAAGTTTATCGTGCAATTGACGCTTAATGAGCATCTAGACATGCAAACTATTAAAGCAGAGGACGGTAATGCAAATTCTGAAGATGAGATCATCAGGAGAGTTCAACCTAGTAAAGAGTGTTCTCTGATAATTGATAGATCTCAGCCTGAGCCTGGTTGCAGGTTCATGTATGATAGAATTGAGGACAAG TTTAATTTCCTGGAAAATTGCATAAAAAAACGAGCTACTGCATATGTGTCCTCTGGGCGGTATGATGAACCAGTTGATCCTTCTGTAGCTTCTCAG GAAAGCATTTTTGCTGTTGGCATGATCTGTTGCGAGGAGGAAGGCCGTCTGAAGGAAAAGGGAACTTTGTTGCAAAGCAG tGTGGAGCATTCTGGTGGGCAGCGAGTTCGTCTTGACTTGCAAAAATTAAGCCAATATTCTATTTTTCCAGGCCAG GTAGTGGCTGTTGAAGGGCGTAATCCTAGTGGACATTGTGTTATTGCATCACGTATTATTAATTATCCACCCTTGTCTGCTGCTACTGATGAGGAACATCCTTCGAAAAAACAAGCTTTGGATCGCGATCTTCAGCTAAGGGAACCCTCACTAGATACACCAGAGGTGTCGCTG ATTGTTGCAGCGGGTCCTTTTACTACGAGTGATAATTTATTATTCCAGCCTCTAAACGATCTTCTGGCTTATGCACAGCGAAAGCAACCTCAGTTGCTTGTGTTG CTAGGACCGTTTATTGATTCTGATCATCCAGAGCTCAAGAAAGGAATCATTAATCAGACCTTTGATGAATTGTTTTGCGTTGAGATTCTTGGAAAG CTTCAAGATTATGTCGATTATATGGGCTCTACAGTGCGAGTGATTCTTATGCCATCTATCAGAGATGCGAATCACGATTATGTATTTCCTCAG CCTGCTTTTGAAATTCATCCTGCAGATTTTAGTAATCAG ATAAAGAGTATCTCCAATCCAGGGATGTTTTCTGCTAATCGG GTGAAAGTGGCTTGCTGCACTGTTGATATACTTAAACATCTCAGTGCTGAGGAAATCTGTCGAAATCCTCAAGGGGGGTCGAAGCAGAGGTTGACAAATCTAGCTAAGCATGTATTATCCCAACAAAG CTTCTATCCACTGTATCCTCCTTTAGAAGATGTTCCCTTGGATTTCTCTCTAGCAAGCAAAGCGCTACACTTCTCATCGATCCCAGATATACTAATATTACCTTCAGACTTGGCTCACTTTGTGAAG GTGGTCGGTGTTGAAGATGCAGATGGAGAAGAGCAAGTCAAGTGTATCTGTGTGAATCCTGGGCGACTCGCCAGAGGCGAGGGAGGTGGGTTTTTTGTAGAAATCAACTACAGAGGGGATCCAGATTCATCAAGCGCTTCCATAATACGCATATAG
- the LOC121769422 gene encoding ABC transporter G family member 5-like: MHVNHENKHTTPHQIIENPTPSCSVCVITNIFPFSMRGCEIQALGINYTVQTHTILKHVNLTANPSEILAIVGPSGAGKSSLLEILAGKLTPQTASIFINNKPINKPRFKKMSGYVTQRDTLFPLLTVEETLRFGASLRLRLAEAELASKVKSLLCELGLTHVAGARVGDDRVRGISGGERRRVSIGLEVIHDPKVVILDEPTSGLDSTSAHQIIDMLHVMAEASARTIILSIHQPSFRIVKLFHNILLLAAGAVLHHGSVDLLSVNLMLMDLPLPVHVNAVEFAIESIDAIAAAVEAAPPPPPPKIAGGTSKTGKFTLQQLFQQSKVIDEESIDVEVDLPRGFANPQIKETLILSHRFYKNILRSKELFMCRSLSMLASGLVLGSIFYQLNDDLLGAEERVGLVAFILTFLLSSTVEALPVFLQEKEIVMKETSSGSYRVSSYAVANGVVYLPYCLILALFFSVPVYWLVGLNRSVTAFMHFVLLIWLILYTANSVVVCFSALVPNFIVGNSVISAVMGSFFLFSGYFISKNQLPRFWVFMHYISLFKYPFEGLLINEFSRSGRCLETMLDTCVVRGEDVLREEGYGDEGSRWKNYVIMLCFILVYRFVAYLILRYKCSSNAGVRGFVV; the protein is encoded by the coding sequence ATGCACGTGAACCATGAAAACAAACACACCACACCCCATCAAATAATTGAAAATCCAACTCCAAGTTGTAGTGTTTGTGTGATCACAAACATATTTCCGTTCTCAATGAGAGGCTGCGAGATTCAGGCACTCGGCATCAACTACACTGTCCAAACCCACACCATCCTCAAACATGTCAACCTCACCGCCAACCCTTCGGAAATCCTCGCCATCGTCGGCCCCAGCGGCGCCGGAAAGTCCTCCTTGCTCGAGATCCTCGCCGGCAAACTCACCCCTCAAACCGCCTCCATATTCATCAACAACAAACCTATCAACAAACCACGTttcaaaaaaatgtccggctacGTCACGCAGCGCGACACCTTATTCCCCCTCCTCACCGTGGAGGAGACGCTCCGCTTCGGCGCgagcctccgcctccgcctcgcGGAGGCGGAGCTCGCCTCCAAGGTGAAGTCTCTCCTCTGCGAACTCGGGCTCACGCACGTCGCTGGAGCCAGAGTCGGCGACGACAGAGTCCGAGGCATCTCCGGAGGAGAGCGGCGGCGCGTGTCGATCGGGCTGGAGGTGATTCACGATCCGAAGGTGGTGATCCTCGACGAGCCGACGTCCGGCCTCGACAGCACCTCCGCGCACCAGATCATCGACATGCTCCACGTCATGGCGGAGGCCAGCGCCCGCACCATCATCCTCAGCATCCACCAGCCCAGCTTCCGCATCGTCAAGCTCTTCCACAACATCCTCCTCCTCGCCGCCGGCGCCGTCCTCCACCACGGCTCCGTCGATCTCCTCTCCGTCAACCTCATGCTCATGGACCTCCCCCTCCCCGTCCACGTCAACGCCGTCGAATTCGCCATCGAATCCATCGACGCCATCGCCGCCGCGGTGGAGGCcgcgccgccgcctccgccgcccaAAATCGCCGGTGGCACGTCCAAAACCGGCAAATTCACCCTCCAGCAGCTTTTCCAGCAATCGAAAGTGATCGACGAGGAATCAATCGACGTGGAAGTCGATCTCCCCCGCGGATTCGCAAATCCCCAAAttaaggaaaccctaattttaagCCATAGATTCTACAAAAACATACTCAGAAGTAAAGAGCTCTTCATGTGCCGGAGCCTCTCAATGCTTGCATCCGGCCTCGTCCTCGGCTCCATTTTCTACCAATTAAACGACGATTTACTCGGCGCGGAGGAGAGAGTTGGCCTTGTTGCATTCATCCTCACCTTCCTCCTCTCCAGCACGGTGGAGGCGCTGCCGGTTTTCCTCCAGGAAAAGGAGATAGTGATGAAGGAGACATCAAGCGGGAGCTACCGTGTCTCGTCTTACGCCGTCGCAAACGGCGTCGTTTACTTGCCATACTGCCTCATCCTCGCCCTCTTCTTCTCCGTACCGGTTTACTGGCTGGTCGGATTGAACCGGAGCGTAACCGCTTTCATGCATTTTGTATTACTAATATGGCTTATTCTTTACACTGCGAATTCAGTTGTGGTGTGTTTCAGCGCGCTGGTGCCGAATTTCATCGTGGGAAACTCGGTGATCTCAGCCGTGATGGGGTCGTTCTTCTTGTTCTCCGGCTACTTCATATCGAAGAATCAGCTGCCGAGATTTTGGGTGTTCATGCATTATATCTCGTTGTTTAAGTATCCGTTCGAAGGGCTGTTGATCAATGAGTTTTCGAGGTCGGGGAGGTGTTTGGAGACGATGTTGGATACGTGTGTGGTGAGGGGGGAGGATGTGTTGAGGGAGGAAGGGTATGGAGATGAAGGGAGTAGGTGGAAGAATTATGTGATCATGCTTTGCTTCATCTTGGTTTATAGGTTTGTTGCTTATCTTATTTTGAGGTATAAGTGCTCCTCTAATGCTGGGGTGAGAGGTTTCGTGGTTTGA